From a region of the Arachis ipaensis cultivar K30076 chromosome B09, Araip1.1, whole genome shotgun sequence genome:
- the LOC107615835 gene encoding ubiquinone biosynthesis protein COQ9, mitochondrial-like — MDEGSNSQGIEDILNTRTTNVGPPEQKAQPVNVPTSFKQRAMVVDEIWHAAGDNASDIDWYAKRTVLAGIYSTTEIYMLTDTSPDFHDTMAFLDARVKDAFDLKKTIQELHQTLLGIILRRGYVLVGHKVVRKI, encoded by the exons ATGGATGAAGGTAGTAACTCACAGGGCATTGAGGATATACTGAATACAAGGACAACCAATGTTGGTCCACCAGAACAgaag GCTCAACCAGTGAATGTTCCAACTAGTTTTAAGCAGAGGGCAATGGTAGTGGATGAGATTTGGCATGCTGCAGGTGACAATGCTTCTGATATTGATTGGTATGCCAAGCGCACTGTCCTGGCAGGAATATACTCGACAACCGAGATTTATATGCTGACAGATACATCTCCTG ACTTCCATGATACAATGGCCTTCCTGGATGCTCGAGTGAAAGATGCTTTTGATCTAAAGAAAACCATTCAAGAG CTCCACCAAACATTGCTGGGAATCATTCTGAGAAGGGGATATGTACTTGTTGGGCACAAGGTtgtaagaaaaatataa